From the Mesotoga prima MesG1.Ag.4.2 genome, the window ATAGCTATTCTGTTTTTCTCTCTAAAAGTCTCTTCAGTCATAGGAAAACCTCGCGATTATTTAGCTCATTATAGCCTATCGGCTCTTTCCAAAGCAAGTCGCTAATGTAAAATATAGCTCATTATCTATCTTGAATCAACTGGCCTCGTCATAGGTACAAATCTTCAAGTAGCGCTCCCCATTATCCTTATCCTTATAACAGGCTTTCAAAAGCCTGCAACTGGTTGTCTTCGGATCCTTGCATATAAAGAAAGTGAATGAGAGATCCTTGGCTTTTCCCTTCAGCAACTCCATCCTCAATGTTGAAAGAAGACTTTCCAGACGTTTCTCTTCGTTCTGGCCATACATTCTTGCGTTTTCGTCAGTTTTCACCATTTCATTCCAAACGTTCTTGGAAATCACGACGGGCAGCTTTATCCCCACTTGCTTTGCAAAAGATGTAACATCTACCGAACCCTCGTTCGAAAACTTAAAAGAACGAGAATCTAGTGATGCCTCTCCGATGCTCATCGATAGCACCTCCATAATAATGTTATTACTAACATAACATCCATGTTGGAGACTCGCAAAGCCAAACAGAAGAACTTGAAGCTCTCTGGAGATGTTTAAGCCGGTTTATCTGATAATGCCTCCAAAAACCGTTGAACCTGAGCTCTTATTCACCGATTATTTTTATCAGAACTCTCTTTCGCCTTTTGCCATCCAGTTCGTAGTAGAAAACCTGCTCCCATGGTCCAAAGTCAAGCTTTCCTTCAGTTACTGCTATGACAACTTCTCTACCCATTACCGTTCTCTTCAGATGAGCATCTGCATTATCCTCGAATCCGTTGTGCTCGTACTGAGAATATGGTTTTTCCGGGGCGAGTCTTTCGAGCCACCTTTCGAAATCCTGATGGAGTCCCGACTCATTGTCGTTTATAAACACGCTTGCCGTAATATGCATCGCATTTACCAGCACAAGTCCCTCTCGGATCCCGCTTTCCAAAAGCGCGCCTTCCACATCGTCTGTGATATTGATTATCTCTCGTCTCATCTTTGTGTTGAAGAAAAGCTCCTTTCTGTAAGACTTCAATTCTTTCACCTCCCGATTGGTTCAGAACAGATAGGGAATCAAACGCCAGGTCTTTTTGCAGTAATCTCTGTATTCTTCTCCAAATATAACTTTCAGATTCCTCTCCTCTACAGAGATTCTGTAAAGAATTCCGGTTGTTGGAAGGACAAAAGCAAGGATTGAACTCAACGGATAGTTGAAGACCAGAGAAAGCCCCAGAAAACCTACGATCTCGGCTGCATAGGCCGGATGACGAATGACCTTGTAGAACCTGTCGGTTCTCAGTTTCTGATCTGGAAGCGCGCCCACATCAATTGCGAAGGCGGGACCCAGTTGTCTCACTACGAAGAAACGGATAACGACGGCGAAGATCATCATTCCCACTCCTATCCATCTATGAGGAAGGAAAGTCATGAGAAAGACCTCCTTCGAACGGCCATCGACTGCAATCGCACCGAACATGCCCGAAAGAACAAAGGCAAGCATGATGTATTTTGATCGCTTCTCCTGGAGTCTCTCGCTGATCTTCCTGTTGTGAAGGAAGAAGAGATAGATATCGAATCCAACCCAGAAAAAGAGAACGATGAAGAAAAGCAACTGACCAGACATAATTGGACCTCCAGGCGAAAACAATACTTTTCAATTCTATCATCGGGAGTGACGAAGGAGAGACATTTTTAAGCCTCCGAGGGAAGTCCATGTGCGGTTCATCGATTGTGAGTTCGGTAAGATGAAAAAGATGTAGTAAAATCGTAATATAGGTGGTGATTCGATGATTTTTGGAAGAGATGAGAGTGTACTGCTCTTTCGATTCGAAGATGGTGAGGACTTCATAGACACTTTCGTTCGGACGCTTTCCGATAATGGGCTCCATTCGCTTATAGTCGTTAGCGGAATCGGTATGTTGAGAGACTTCACGATCGGTTGGTTCAACTCGGTTTCTAAACAATACGAGAAGGAACTTGTCACAGTTCCTCATGAACTTCTCCACATATCGGGTAATGTCTCTCTCAAGGGAGGTAAACCCTTTCCACATCTTCATGTAACGCTTTCCGGTCCCTCAAGAAGTGCAGTTGGAGGTCACCTGTTCGGTGGGACCGTATGCAACACGACTGAGCTCTTCGCAATCACGACCGGTGACCTGAGACTTATAAGAGATGTTTCCGGCGCCGCAACGCCTCTGGAATTCAGAAAGTGAGTCCATCGAATTGAGATTCCTTCACTGTTCAGATATTCATCTGGGGAGAAGACCTATCGGTTCCCCTAACAGCCCGTATTCGTCTGCAAGGTATGAAGACTATTTTTCAGCCTTTGAATACGTCGTTGAGTGGGCCTTACAGAACAAGCCGGAGGCCTTCTTCATAACGGGTGATCTCTTTGACAAGAGAGACATAAATCCCGATACTCTTGCAAGAACACAGAGCATCCTCTCCAGACTGAAAGAAAGCGGGATCAGGGTATTGGCTATAGAGGGGAACCACGACAAAAGTTTCAGCGCAAACGAGTCCTGGCTGAGATTTCTACAAGAGACAGAGTATCTAGAACTGCTCTGCCCGGTTCAGGGAGAAAATGATATTGTCTTTCCGTACGTCAGTATCGAAGGGTTCAAGGTGTTTGGACTTGGCTATCCCGGCTTCATGGCCGAGGAGATGATCCTCAGGGCTTCTTCTTTTCTTGAAGGCAAAGACAATATTGTTCTCATTCATACCGCGCCCGGGAACGACAACTTCATTCCAGGCCTTGTGTCGCCCGAAGTATTGAAGATTCTCAGGTCGAAGGTGATCTATGCCGGGGGTGGGCATTTGCATTCTCAACTCGCCTTTCCTGTAGAAGAGCCGTTCTTCTTCGTGCCCGGATCACTCGAATACTGGGACGTCTGGGAGAGAGATAGAAAGGGATTTTACGTATTCGATACCGAGATCGGAAGAGCCGATTTTCACGACTCCCATAGGAGGGAAAGACAGGAGTTCGCAGTTTTTCCCGGAGAAGGCGACAACCTAGACGGGTTTGTCGATGAACACGAGATTCATAGAGGAGCCATAGTACTGGTAACGGTAACGGGAAGCGGAGAGTTCTACGTAGATCCCGTGCGTTTGGAGAGAGAGATAGAGTCTTCCGGAGCCCTTAAGGCCTTTGTTAGAGTCAGGAGAACGGATAGAGAAATTACTCTCGACGACTACAGACTGATGAGCGCGAGGGACATTGAACGAGAAGTCATACTCGGCTCCAGGGAGTGGAAGGAACTCGGAGCAAAAGGCGAGGACCTTGTGGGAGCAATAGAAAAGATGAAGCAGTCCCAGGAAGACGGGAGGTATGACCTGTTCAAAGAATCTGTAGATGCCCTTCTTGAAGCCATAGTTGGTGGTGACTCTTGAGAGTCACTTCGATAGATCTCGAGAACTTCCGAAGTCACTCAAGATATTCGGAAACCTTCGAGAAGGGAATAAACCTCATCCTTGGAAGAAACGGCTCTGGGAAATCATCGATCATCGAAGCTATCGGGCTGGCCCTCTTCGGAGGAGGACTGCGTGACAAACAGGAAGACGCAATCAAGTGGAACGAGAGAAGGTCGAGAATAACCGTGACTTTTCTTGCCGACGACGGTCTGGAGTACAGGGTCGAGAAAGTTTTCGGCACGGGTTCAAGTCACGAGCTGCATCAGGGAGACCTTCTCATTGCCCGCGGGAAGGAGAACGTAATTGAGAAGATCAGAATCATCTGCGGTCTTCAGGGGGACATCTCGAAGACATTCGAGAACGTGATAGTAGCTTTTCAGAACAGGATCGCCGATCAATTTCTCGGCAGTCCTGCTGCAAGAAGGGACTATTTCAACAGGGTCTTCCAGGTCGACCTTTACAGGAAGATCTCAACGGATTTCATGCGGAGTTATCTCACCGACCTGAGGAATGAGAATGAAGCTATCGAGAGAGAGATAGCATTCATGGAGCAGCAATTGGAGAGAAAGGCAGAAGTTGAAGAGAGGGTGAAGACTCTCTCGGGGGATCTTTCCAGGGCAAAAGAGGAACTGAAGTCTCTGGAAGATGCCCTAAATAAAGTCAAAGCGGAGAGACTGCGCCTCGAGGAAATAGGAAGAGAGCTCTCTTCGAAGAGAGCCCAGTTTGAGCAGCAAATGAAGTCATTGAGGGACGAAGCCGCCTCGCTGAAAGGCAACCTGAGGCAAAAAGAGAGGGCGGTTGAGGCCAAAGAAATCGTTGACAGAAGCAGGGAAGGTCACGATCTCTATGAGAGACTGCTAGAGAAAGAAAATGTTCTGAGCGCCGAAAAAAGGAGATTGGAAGGCCTTGGCGAGCGTTCAGCGGCTATTGAAAAGAGAATTGCTGAACTTCAGACAGAAGTTGCCCGATTAAGCGGAGCGCTCTCGAATTCAGAGGAAAGACTTGAAGAGAGCGAGAAGCAATTCGAAGAACTGAAGAAGGAACGAGAAGAGCTAAGAGTTAAGATGGAAGAGGCGGAACGCGAGGGCGGCAAGAAGAGAGAGACCCACAACCTTAGTATTTCAAGGAAAGAGGCGTTTAAGGTGATCATCGAAGAATACAGGAAGCCCGAGCGTAGGTTGGCCGCTCTTGAAGATCTCTTAAGGAGCCTTGGAAAACCGGAGGGTTCTGAGGAACTTAATGAAAGGCTGACGAAAATCGACGAAATCATAGAAAGAGTGAAGCAGGAAGTCCTTCTCTTGGAACAGCTGAACGAGGACATTGTCAGCATGGCTTCCCGTAGAAAGGCGCTTGTAGAATACAGAGGCTCTCTCGCTGTAGGCATCTGCCCGCTTCTGGATGAGAAATGCAAGAACATCGAAAATAGAAGAGATTATGAAGGATACATCGAAGGCCTTATAAACCAGCTTGCTTCGGGTGAAAGAGAGCTGTCGAAAAAGATTGCAGAGGTGAAGGAAAGCCCGGCGAGACTTGGCAAACTGGCGGAAGAGAGGGCTCTTATCCTCAACACAATAGAAGAGACCGATAGAAAACTAAAGGAAAAGTCTAATCTAGAAAAAGAGAAGCTTGACCTTACGGAGAGAGTAAATAGCTTCCTTCTCCAGCTTTCGACGATTTCCGGAGTATCAGGAGAGATAGACGAGATGAGCGAGAGCGTAGAGGAAGATATTCGAAATACCTCCACCGAGCTCGAGCTCCAAAAGAAACACATTTCCACGC encodes:
- a CDS encoding AAA family ATPase; this encodes MRVTSIDLENFRSHSRYSETFEKGINLILGRNGSGKSSIIEAIGLALFGGGLRDKQEDAIKWNERRSRITVTFLADDGLEYRVEKVFGTGSSHELHQGDLLIARGKENVIEKIRIICGLQGDISKTFENVIVAFQNRIADQFLGSPAARRDYFNRVFQVDLYRKISTDFMRSYLTDLRNENEAIEREIAFMEQQLERKAEVEERVKTLSGDLSRAKEELKSLEDALNKVKAERLRLEEIGRELSSKRAQFEQQMKSLRDEAASLKGNLRQKERAVEAKEIVDRSREGHDLYERLLEKENVLSAEKRRLEGLGERSAAIEKRIAELQTEVARLSGALSNSEERLEESEKQFEELKKEREELRVKMEEAEREGGKKRETHNLSISRKEAFKVIIEEYRKPERRLAALEDLLRSLGKPEGSEELNERLTKIDEIIERVKQEVLLLEQLNEDIVSMASRRKALVEYRGSLAVGICPLLDEKCKNIENRRDYEGYIEGLINQLASGERELSKKIAEVKESPARLGKLAEERALILNTIEETDRKLKEKSNLEKEKLDLTERVNSFLLQLSTISGVSGEIDEMSESVEEDIRNTSTELELQKKHISTLKNQIEERDSRLEEIKSRIKSLNELKKKTEEEVTSRSSESDAQKSIVKEFAEELRKLPGLRAEIEEIRRAMVINRSDYEGFNKYVNLAGYLEEYSSLCRASLERCRKKAAGVTGLRKEIIALEKSFDYDRLEELKAGEKKAEESYALKRDETISIGRDIVSLRAELKNFAEMEEKKKLKKRAGEKTSRKIKLSEMIRDNLNLTGERITAGFRDAIEQKATLDYQRISGTEESIRWNEDYEVSVKASEYGDGSVRSFSNLSGGEQVLVSLCLRAAMTGVLSGARFAVFDEPTSNLDKERKELLAHSLRELFGELDQSIIVTHDDVFSEMAQKVIRLNGRDKGESV
- a CDS encoding metallophosphoesterase family protein codes for the protein MRFLHCSDIHLGRRPIGSPNSPYSSARYEDYFSAFEYVVEWALQNKPEAFFITGDLFDKRDINPDTLARTQSILSRLKESGIRVLAIEGNHDKSFSANESWLRFLQETEYLELLCPVQGENDIVFPYVSIEGFKVFGLGYPGFMAEEMILRASSFLEGKDNIVLIHTAPGNDNFIPGLVSPEVLKILRSKVIYAGGGHLHSQLAFPVEEPFFFVPGSLEYWDVWERDRKGFYVFDTEIGRADFHDSHRRERQEFAVFPGEGDNLDGFVDEHEIHRGAIVLVTVTGSGEFYVDPVRLEREIESSGALKAFVRVRRTDREITLDDYRLMSARDIEREVILGSREWKELGAKGEDLVGAIEKMKQSQEDGRYDLFKESVDALLEAIVGGDS
- a CDS encoding secondary thiamine-phosphate synthase enzyme YjbQ → MKSYRKELFFNTKMRREIINITDDVEGALLESGIREGLVLVNAMHITASVFINDNESGLHQDFERWLERLAPEKPYSQYEHNGFEDNADAHLKRTVMGREVVIAVTEGKLDFGPWEQVFYYELDGKRRKRVLIKIIGE
- a CDS encoding PPC domain-containing DNA-binding protein, which codes for MIFGRDESVLLFRFEDGEDFIDTFVRTLSDNGLHSLIVVSGIGMLRDFTIGWFNSVSKQYEKELVTVPHELLHISGNVSLKGGKPFPHLHVTLSGPSRSAVGGHLFGGTVCNTTELFAITTGDLRLIRDVSGAATPLEFRK
- a CDS encoding methyltransferase family protein, with protein sequence MSGQLLFFIVLFFWVGFDIYLFFLHNRKISERLQEKRSKYIMLAFVLSGMFGAIAVDGRSKEVFLMTFLPHRWIGVGMMIFAVVIRFFVVRQLGPAFAIDVGALPDQKLRTDRFYKVIRHPAYAAEIVGFLGLSLVFNYPLSSILAFVLPTTGILYRISVEERNLKVIFGEEYRDYCKKTWRLIPYLF